A window of Pyrus communis chromosome 3, drPyrComm1.1, whole genome shotgun sequence genomic DNA:
GAACCTAAAAGTTTAGAAGCCTACAATTTGTAATTTTGGTAAAGGATTGTCGTcgcaaaaaaataaagaagttaTGTGATGATCAGGTGAAGTGGATTTAACTTGTCACAGAATGAGTCTATTACTTCTCTTTGAgtatcataatcaaatataactTGACAGTGCAAGAGgtccattttatatttttggaaagTGGAAACCCAAAAGTACCTTCGAATGACAAGAGAAAAATAAGAAGGTATACGAAATTTGAACTTGTACCtgaaacaaacaaagagaaaatctaTCGAGtcattaatgaaaaataataccTAAAGCACTAGGGTTGCACAAGTCAACTTCAATATAACAGTAGATTCTTCCAATCTTCAGGAACTATGACAGAAAGTGGTTACTTTTTGAAGGCAAAGATTCCTTGATATCATCAGAAGTAGGGCAAACAGAGAAATATAAGTTATAATATTGTGTGGTCTTGCACAACTTTGCCTACACCAATTACAAGAGAAATTCCACTTAGACAAGAGGTTCTATAAGCTTAagttaaacaagtttttcataCGTCGACAGCCCCTAGAATGGTTGCTTGTTTGCCAGCATAAAAAAGAAAGTCTGAATTTTCCATGGAAGCTGGCTCGAAATATTGGATCTTGGGTGCATTGCCCCAATGTGGATGAAACACATGTGCCTTACTGGACTTCAAGGGCTTTGTTCTCCAAAATCAAAGGGAAGATGCTgatgttggtggtggtgatggagaTCGTGATAACAATAATAATGACGGGAATGATATGGATGCCACTGAAGTTGacttttcatttataaatgTATAAGATATATCTTTGAAGGgataaaatgaaatgaaaaatgacTTACATGGTGGCTCCTAAATCTCCTAATAGGTCTCCAAAGCTAATATTGCGCACCCCTTTGGCAACAGCATTCTGAAAGACACCTAAAGAACAGCAATACAGGTCTTATCAGACCAATTAATGGAGCCCCTCCACACAAAGAGTTCACTAACTTAAACGTTTAATCCCAACAAACCAGACTGAATCCATAGGTTCAAGAAGACACAAAAAGAAACCTGTTAAAGCCTTTGTAACAGCTTCCTTGTCTGCAGTTGGTGGAATAAATCTGAAGAGTTTGTCAGAAAATTACCAAGTAACTACCAGCAAATACAACAAGAAAAACCTgttcagaaattgaagaaatagaCAAACATGATACCCAAGAGTAACAAAGTCCTTAGCCAATGCACCAAAATCACGGTTTACAAGATGGAGAGAAGCTTCAATAAATCCAATGCGGAGTTCTTGATTAAATTCACCCATCATACCAAAATCTGGTGGTGGAACCGTGGAAGATATTAAAAGTTAAATCTGATTGATATACAATATCTGTAAGTACATAACGGAACAGTAATTAAATAGGCATAGTGTGCAAACATAGTACGACAGATAAATCAAACATATAAGCAATCAATGAGACACAAATTGATTAAGGAGAGCCTAACAGTGACCATAAAAACTACCATTCAGTTATATTCAttcaatataaaattataaatgacTTTGTATGTGTAAAATAAATTCATCAATTCCttgaacaaattttttttattagaaaaccTAGTACTCAATTACAAAATCAAGTTATTGTAAGAGGCCTATTTTGTCTCAGACAGGCTCCTACTATCCACCGTCCTTCATAAGTAACTATTCTTTCTTGCTCGGCAGCAACTACGATTTATTATTCCACCATTTTTACACATTTCCTTTTGTTATGTATAAAACATGTACAGTTAATGACACCTGTGCGCAAGGCTCGTACCTAAATAAGCAAGTTTCCCATCATATGTACGAAGAAGATTTCCAGGGTGTGGATCTGCATGGTAGAATCCACATTCCAGAAGTTGATTGAATGAGCAGTACGTCCCTACCTAATCAGAACCAAGAAGAGGGCATTTTATTTAGCACTTATACAAAGTAAAAAATCAGAGAAATTAATAAATTGAGTAATgccaaaaattaaattttgtttagCGCATGACCTCAACCAAGTAAAGATCATTCACTTCTGACAGCTTCTGCCCCTAGTATAtaagtaaacaaaaataaaaacataagttGAAACGAAATCAACAACTAAACGGCACATAAAAAATACATCTTTAAGGAAAATATTTCAAGTACTTAGGTCACATACAACTACCAGTTGCAATTCTTATGATATTCAGGAGTGATTTTACTTAAGAACTTTGCCTTAAGTTACaaaagaaatgggagagagaaaaGTTGTACCATGGATACCCAGCATTTAAGGATCTTTTGTttacaaagaaacaaataaaaattcagaATCAAAACTTGAGCTTAGAACTTAATAGTGCAATAGTTACAAAATAAACTCTGATATTATTTAGTTACAATAGCTCATAGGAGCCCTGAATCTAAAGTGGTTTCGTAACTCACATTCATGCACTCAAATTAAATGaaataatttaaatagaatGGTCACCAAGTCATTTGAAGTTGTCCTTTCTAGGGTTTGGCATCCAGACTAGTGAATAAAGACAAAACAACCGCAATAGCAATTACCTCCACCCATTCCATCACAAGAACCCTGCGAGTTGTGTAATCCAGATACATTTCCGGAACCAAAACATCGGGTATACCACCGTATAGCTGTCTGATCACAATTAGAGCATCAATATAGACATTAAGTTCAATATGAATCATAAAATTGATAACAAGTGGAAAGGATTTAAGGTTATCAAGGAAgtgaaagaaaaagtaaaatgacGCTTTGAAAATTTCATGATGGTACTGTAAGGTCAATGCCAAAAAATGTTACTGCAGCTGAAACAATTTTTCATCTCtaatatttagagaatattaTCAAGCATCATTATCATATTTAACTAGTGAAGCATCAGGCAGGAATCAAGATAAGAGCATAGAACTATTGCTTAGTTCCAAAGGATAAAGCCTACAAATTGAAGCTTTTAGGTGATCATGAGACAATTCATAATCTAAATTTCACAGTAACTTATTTGCTTAGAGTATAAAGTATAACATTTCAAGAGATAGAAACGAGGTACCTTAAATTAGTTAACCTATAAGCTTAGTAACCTTTCAACgaaacaaaattaataacaatATATCAATTATGTaaggaagagaaaaataatatcATCTCAGCtcagagagaggaagagaaaggaAAGTGACAAATTGAAGCAGGAAAAAACAATCCTGGGGATTATTGCTAAGGCATTTATCAAGTATCCTCTGTTATAGGGTAATTGGCACATGAATCCGGAAAGACCCACGTTAATACACTCAGAAATTCTATAAGGTATAACTTATAACACCTGAGACATTAATCATGTGACAGAGAGAGACTTAAGGACAATGAACCTCAAAtacatgcataaattgaattgCTGCATAAAAAAAGTAGACAGAACTTTCAGTTATATGTTCTTGTGTTTAGATGGGCTCTATTTATTATGCTTTGAATTTAGCTCCTACATAACTATCAATCACTAAGATAATGTAAATTTGAAATCCCTGTTCTTACCTGAATCTGATACCATTATTTGCTTCAGTTCTGTAGTCCATCTCCTGCATTCAATATGATTTACCTGTATTCAATTTAAAGTTCTAAGAATAAACCTTATACAGCCAAAATGATATCATAGATAATAGAATGATATTTAGGgaattacaaatgaaaaagGGAAGCAAGTAATAACACATGACAAAATTGAAAGTATGCTGCTATAAGTAGCAAGCCAATAAATCAACAAAGAGCATAAAGGGGTCACATTTTACCCGAAAAAGACTTGATGCCCATTCATCAACAACTGCCTGCATGTCAAGTTCACGTAGATGTTATGAAAAGCCAAGAAGGTGTCAAAagatacaaataaaaataaaaataaaacaaaaatatgcgCATACACATTGTATCATACATTGGTATGCACTAATGTTTGTTTGTATAGTTAAAATCATCATCAATGACATAATGGATGCGTAAATTTTTATCTCATTGACACTATACTAGATGGGTGGTGCAATACTAGGTTACATGTTGCAACATTACCTGAAGATCAgtgtttaattttcttattcTCCTAAGTAGACCAGCTAGAAAACGCAAGATCAATATGTCTAAGGAAATAGCAGCTTGTACTCCTGGCCTTTGCACCTTTACTGCAACAAGCTGTCCCGTACGGCGAAGCCTGGCTTGATAAACCTAGCATCAGAGAGACACAGGAATatttatgaatttgaatttcaagataaaaataaagacagaaAATGCCAAAACCTAAGTTACAGGATCAAGAAGAAAGCATAAACAAATCAAACCTGTCCAAGGGAAGCAGCAGCTACAGGTTCCGGTGAGATCTCTGAGAAAAGCACTTCTATCGGTAAACCAAGTTCTTGTTCTATTGTGTTTATAGCAACTTCCGTAAAAAATGGAGATATTCGATCTTGCAGCAGTGAGAGCTCATCCAAGTATGATGGTGGTATCAAGTCCTTGAAAAGAAAGAGCAAAGTTAATAGGAAAAGCAAAGCTACTGATGAGATAGACCCATAAATCTAAGGGCCTATTTGTTATCCTTCTTGGATTCAATTTCTtgttttcagaaatgatgaatgTAACTAAATTAATGAATACTcatttcaaaactaaaaaaaaaaaaaaaaaaaaaaaaaaaaaaaggaaaagaaaaaggatccAAGAAGTATACCAAACAACCCTAAGATTcggcgaaaaaaaaaaaaaaaaaaaaaactaaataatgatcctttactctcttttttcttcaacGAATTTTTAGAAGTACTTTAATATAATTGGGCAGGACACATCAACTTCCTTTGCAGTGAGAAATCAATGAAAATTTAACATCCACAGAGAGGACTCAAGGCATCAATTATTTGTTTACAAATGCACAATCACTGCTTTAGAGCTAAGAGATGACACACTTTCGTGGATAAGTGGCACTATGGAATCCCAGAACTACTTTTGGAAACAATGCCAATATCTCAGCGACTAAAACACTAAGACATGAAATATATAAGGATGGATAAATTTCTTAGAGAATTCATCAAGAATGTCTACAGAAGCTGGCCTATACGCATAGTGATCTTGGGGATGCATGAGAATTACTCTGAAAATTAGTTTTGTATGTGACGGGAAACTGTCACCAAGGCATTCTGAAATATCCAATTTGCACATGAGGCCTTAAAAGCATTAATTTTCGAAAAGTGCATTACATATTAAAAGTGAAGGCAGACATTCTgaaggaatatgtaatttgaCATTTCACCAAGGTAGGAAGAACATCATGCTGCAATAACTGTAAAGTATGAGCAACTTACTGGTCGAGATGAGATGGCCTGAGCAATTTTGACATATGCCTATAAGATtaagaaaaaacataaaaaaagttGAACTTAATTAACAACTAATCAACTATACAACAACAAATCACAAATAATTAACAACTGTAATCAAGTGAATTTTTGAAGTCCATGAAAAGGATAATCAAAGTAAATTCAGCAGAAGAAGCTTATTGTAATTGTAAGTGAAACAGAGGGAAGAAGTAAGCATAACGCACCGGTCCGAGTTCTACCAGAATATTCCGAAGCTCGGCAGCTCTAAGCtgcaacaaaacaaattaaccaATCATTAATTAATACTGTAAACGTAATAACAAATTCAGAACAAGAACAGAATTACAGACTGACCTCGAACATTCGGTCAGAGCGCTCCGTCAGGTTATCAATGTAGCGAACCGCGAACCACTTGCCGAAAGTGAAGGCAATCTGAGAGAGTCGGCGGAGAAGAATCAGAGGCTTCCGCCGGTAAATGGCGCCGATTTTGGAGATATCGTAGTCGGCTATGGAGTTGACCTCGGGGGCGCTGAGCTCGAAGAGGTAGCCCGACTTCTTGGTGAAGGCGTCGAGTTCGACGACGTCGTTTCCGGCGGCGCATCGCAGAATGGAGAGACGATGGCGGGGGCGGGGGAAAGAGGATGAAGAGAACCGCCGGAGGGGGTTTGGTGCGGAAGGGGAAAGGAAGGTGGAGGGGAGAGAAGGCGAGGGGAGGCGGAGAATCATTTTCTGGAAGGGAAGCGAAGAAGTGGAGGAGGAACTGGAATGGTGGGAAAGTGAGCGTTGTGGTGTGTGAAATGAGCGGAAGGCGGATTGGAATTTGGAGAGGAGGTTTTGTGGAATTTGAACCACTCGTGTTATGCAGTCGTGtacgaattgaatgaataaatcCATGTTGAAGAATGTTTGTCTGCAAGTGAACGTTGCATTTCGCGGCCGTTTCTTTTTTGGATAAGGGgccttttgttttccgtatttAGGCCGAAATATATTTGAAAATGTTGAAAATGCTAGTGGGTTAATGAATGCTTAGTGATATTAAaaattttggtaaactttttcAACACTCACATGGATTGGATTTGCAACATTGGCAGATGAATAAAAACATTGACAGTGTTGATATGTAGACTTGGAAATAAAGGAGATCATTTTTCAAAAGATGTGTTGTAAATTTTCAAAGTGTAATAATAcagagttgctctataaatagagcactttGACTGCTATTAACGGatataaaaaagagaaagaatagAAAGATAAATAGCATCAGTATCTATTCCTCCCACTTTTATTAGTAATTCTCTTGTGTTACAATTatagtgtgatattttacacTTGTTTCGCTCCTGTCACTAGTAAAAATTATCTCTTtaacttttac
This region includes:
- the LOC137728849 gene encoding uncharacterized aarF domain-containing protein kinase At1g71810, chloroplastic isoform X2, whose translation is MILRLPSPSLPSTFLSPSAPNPLRRFSSSSFPRPRHRLSILRCAAGNDVVELDAFTKKSGYLFELSAPEVNSIADYDISKIGAIYRRKPLILLRRLSQIAFTFGKWFAVRYIDNLTERSDRMFELRAAELRNILVELGPAYVKIAQAISSRPDLIPPSYLDELSLLQDRISPFFTEVAINTIEQELGLPIEVLFSEISPEPVAAASLGQVYQARLRRTGQLVAVKVQRPGVQAAISLDILILRFLAGLLRRIRKLNTDLQAVVDEWASSLFREMDYRTEANNGIRFRQLYGGIPDVLVPEMYLDYTTRRVLVMEWVEGQKLSEVNDLYLVEVGTYCSFNQLLECGFYHADPHPGNLLRTYDGKLAYLDFGMMGEFNQELRIGFIEASLHLVNRDFGALAKDFVTLGFIPPTADKEAVTKALTGVFQNAVAKGVRNISFGDLLGDLGATMYKFKFRIPSYFSLVIRSLAVLEGVAIGFNPDYKVLGSTYPWIARKVLTDSSIELKSSLQALLYEALRARTEKVMSRKQEDDANSRVVVKQVLSFMLAEKGAFVRDLLLQEFVKGLDALGLATLDSIMTSIPFAATLSISTMTNEDKINLRTLRRLLRLLSGLQRNENSKPFIRDDTPYKNQQTNSDEAALVFNQLASVQEILPLLSVLPELPPESQQQLLNLPADLTGRLISRAAARTIRRIVL
- the LOC137728849 gene encoding uncharacterized aarF domain-containing protein kinase At1g71810, chloroplastic isoform X1, producing MILRLPSPSLPSTFLSPSAPNPLRRFSSSSFPRPRHRLSILRCAAGNDVVELDAFTKKSGYLFELSAPEVNSIADYDISKIGAIYRRKPLILLRRLSQIAFTFGKWFAVRYIDNLTERSDRMFELRAAELRNILVELGPAYVKIAQAISSRPDLIPPSYLDELSLLQDRISPFFTEVAINTIEQELGLPIEVLFSEISPEPVAAASLGQVYQARLRRTGQLVAVKVQRPGVQAAISLDILILRFLAGLLRRIRKLNTDLQAVVDEWASSLFREMDYRTEANNGIRFRQLYGGIPDVLVPEMYLDYTTRRVLVMEWVEGQKLSEVNDLYLVEVGTYCSFNQLLECGFYHADPHPGNLLRTYDGKLAYLDFGMMGEFNQELRIGFIEASLHLVNRDFGALAKDFVTLGFIPPTADKEAVTKALTGVFQNAVAKGVRNISFGDLLGDLGATMYKFKFRIPSYFSLVIRSLAVLEGVAIGFNPDYKVLGSTYPWIARKVLTDSSIELKSSLQALLYEDGVFNIDRLESLLSEALRARTEKVMSRKQEDDANSRVVVKQVLSFMLAEKGAFVRDLLLQEFVKGLDALGLATLDSIMTSIPFAATLSISTMTNEDKINLRTLRRLLRLLSGLQRNENSKPFIRDDTPYKNQQTNSDEAALVFNQLASVQEILPLLSVLPELPPESQQQLLNLPADLTGRLISRAAARTIRRIVL